ATAAGGAAAAGGCTTTCGTTGAGCGCAGCTGGGGAAAGGCAGATCCTGATTTTTTTCAGATAAACTGCAAAGGGTGCCATGTACAGAGTTGCTTTGACTGCCATGGTTTCGAACGCCAGACCCATCGGTTGACCAGGCCCGCCACACTGAGTTGCCACTCCTGTCATCGGGGATATTATGTTGGAGCCGATTACTACGGCTATGCCCCGCGCGAGGATGCCCTGCGCTATCAGCGGGGTGCCGATATTCAGGGGGAGAAATATCTGAAAATGCGGCCTGATGTGCATCAGCGCGCCGGAATGTCCTGCGGTGACTGCCACAGCATGCCGAGCCTGGCTGCCGGAAAAAGCAGCGCGAAATACTGTCGCGACTGCCACACACCCGACCCGAAAATTATCGAACACGGAATACCTGCCCACATGGAAAGGCTCGAGTGCTATGCCTGCCACTCGGGCTGGGGCGCTCAGGAATACGGAACCTTTTTTGTTCGCTTTACGCAAAGCCCTTTTCAGGAGTACTTCCACGTCCGAACCGGAAATACCGCCGAAAATTATATCCGGAGCGCTTACCTGAAAAGGCAGGATCTGCCTCCGCTCGGCATAAATCAGCGCGGTCTTGTCAGTCCGATCCGCCCACAGTTTCTGGCCTACTTCAGCGATATCAAAGCAGAAGAGGTCGTCGGCGAAGAAAACCGGCTACTGGCAGCAGAGTGGAAGGCGTTTTTCCCCCATACGGTTCAGCGGGGAACTCCCATGTGTGACGCCTGTCATAACAGTCCACGCCGGTTTCTGCTGGAGAGCCCGGAAGACCGCATTTACCTGCCGGCAGCTGATGGCCTGGGACTGGATTCATTCTGGCAGCAAGAGAATCAGGTGATGGTCAACGGATCCTTCTACGAGCGCCAGCGATTTGATAGGATGTCACGACGTGACAGCAATTACACAAAAGCATATGTGGAAAAATGGAAACAATTTCTGGAAAACGTCGACGATTTCTCACACTAGCCCTTGGCCTGCTGACGCTTGGCGGTATTGTACGCTTTCTGCGCCCAAATATCGCCCGTCAGGATGTGCGCCTTCATGTTGATTACGAGCCAGTTCCCGCCGGTGGGGCTCTGGTCTACCGGGAATCGCGGGTCGCCCTGATCCGCAATCAGGCTGACCAGGTGTACGCTCTTGATCTCACCTGTACTCACTTGGGCTGCACACTGACGGTGACCCCATCAGAGATTGTCTGCCCTTGCCATGGAAGCCGTTTTGATCGATCCGGAAATGTACTGCAGGGGCCAGCGGAGCGCCCACTGCGTCAGCTCCATGTCTCCCGCGACGCGCAACACTGGACTGTCAGCCAATGAAAGTACATGAACCCCTCAAAGATTTCCTGGTACATCTTTTTCCGCGAGTCGTCATCAGAAAAAACCTGCGGATTCAGTATACTTTCTGCCTGGGTGGCCTGGCACTGACGTCCTTTCTGATGCTTCTTTTCAGTGGATTTCTGCTTGTTTTTTACTATCAGCCCACCAGTGAGGGCGCCTACGCGTCGATTCTTTTCCTGGAGGAACATGTGAGCGGCGGTAAATTCATCCGCAGCCTCCACCGCATGAGCTCCCACGCCCTGCTGATTCTGATCTTCCTGCACACCCTGCGTGTGATTCTGACAGGTGCCTATCGCCCGCCTCGCCAGATGAACTGGCTGATCGGGTTCGCGCTTCTCTGCCTGGCACTGTTTGCCGCCTATACGGGATACCTGCTGCCCATGGATCAGCTGGCTCTCTGGGCAACGCAGACGGGAATGGAGCTGGTGGCCATTGTGCCCGGAGGAGGCTATGTCCGCGACTTCCTGCTTCCCGATGGTATTGGTGGAACCCTCTCAATTCTTCGTTTTTACGCGCTGCATATTGTCGTACTGCCCGTGCTGATGATCATTCTGTGCGCCCTGCACTTTTATCGTATCCGCAAAGACAAAGGACTGCTGCCATACCTATGAAGCACGAATATATCAAGAGCTCACCTACTTTTTTCCAATTGATTCTGAGGGCCATGGGCGCAGCCTGCGTATTTCTGGTAACCCTGGCTCTCCTGATCCCCGCGCCACTGCAGGAAGCGGCTGATATGTCAGAGGTGCCCAACCCAGCGCACTCCGGCTGGTTTCTGCTGTGGATGCAGGAACTGGTGAGCTATTCCAACGCCTTTATTTACCTGATCATCGCCCTGGGAGTCTTTTTCGGCATGCTTCCCTGGCTCCCACGCACCCGCCCGGCAGAAAAAGCCCAGTGGTTTTCCAGGGATCAGGGAATCATCAATTCCATTACACTGATCAGCTTTGCCGGTATTCTTGTGCTGACGGTCATAGCACTTTACTTTCGGGGGGAAAATTGGTCCTTCGTTCTGCCATTCTGATTGGAGTGCTGCTGGGAAGCGTTATCCTGACGACAGATGCTGCAGCAGTTCAGCCACGCTGCATGAGCTGCCACACACCCCACTCCCAGCACCTGACCAGCTGTACCGACTGCCACCGTGGTGATCCCCGCTCTTCGCGCAAGCAGATTGCCCACGCTGGAATCATCCCGGCAGCCTATGCCCGGTTCAACCTCGATCGCTCCCAGGAAGTTGAAATGGGAAATCAGGCCATAGATTCCTTCGCGTGCCGTCGCTGCCATACGATAGGCGGGCGGGGAAACGCCCTGGCCAGCAACCTTGATCGCAGCGCCATGGCAAACGCTCCCGGCACCCTGGCCCTGGCCATAGCCTCACCGGTCACCTCCATGCCTCAGTTTCATCTGCGGGAGTCAATGATTATAAGTATCGTTAACGCCCTTTACGCCTCATCCCTGGGTGCCACACCCCCCAGCCAGGGAGAAGTTCCCCAGGTCATCTACTTTGATGATCCGAGCACCCACAGGGATGATGTTTTCACAAAGCACTGTGGCAGCTGCCACCGCGTACTGACAGCCATACGGGGCAGCCTCGGCAGTGGCGAAGTGGCACCGGATCTTTCCGGCCTGCTGACAGATTATTACCCGCACACCGCACGGGATCAGCGCCCCTGGAACAGGGAAAATCTCGAAACATGGCTGCACAACCCCCGGGAAAAACGATCGGCATCACCCATGCAGCCTCTCCGCCTCTCCCGCCAGAATCTGCTTGAACTCCTGGATATCCTGGAGGAAAAGGGCACACCGTAATTCCCATAAAAAAACCCGCCGAAGCGGGTAAAGCAGAAGAAGGAAAAAGAAGGAGAGAATTGCTTATTTTACGGGATAGCCTTCCGCCATCCAGGCATCCATGCCACCAACAACATTGGTTACGCTGGGATAGCCAAGATCAATAAGAGCTTTTGACGCGAATATTCCCCGTGCACCTGACTTACAGATGACATAGATGCGCTCGTTGACATCAACCTGAGCAGGCGCGCGGAACTCCAGCAGTCCACGGGAAATGGTCTTGGTTCCTGCAAAATCAATAACGCCGACTTCCCACTCATTTGGGTCGCGCACGTCAATGACAGTAATATTTTCGCCTGCCTCTATCATCTTATTCAGTTCCTCAACGGAAATCTCAGGCGTAACCTTGCGGGCTTCTGTCAGCAGGGCGATGCGATTGGCAATCAGGTCATCAGCACTGGAGGCAGCAACCGTAATCGGAGCCTTTGCCGCATGTCCACAGCCGATGGTGATAAAGGCAAAGAGCAGAAGGGCGGTAAACGGCATGATCCTGTTTTTCAGAAAATGCATAGTCATCTCCTTTTTTAAAAAAATCTCCAGAGCGCGGAGAAGGCGCGCCCTGGAGTTAATGAGACTTACTGGATAGTAAAGGTTCCGTCAGCACGAATCTGAATGGTTTTATCCAGATACTGAATGCCTTTGGGGAACTTCACTTTTTCATCTTCGATCACAAAGAACACGCCAGCTGCGCGGGCGCCTGTAGCACAATGGATAACCACGGGCTTGTCAGTGGGCACCTTTTTAATGGCAGCATCAAAATCGCCCATGAAATCGCCATCGGGAATGTGAATGGCGCCGGGGATCATGCCGTTCGCCACTTCGCGGGCTCCACGTACGTCGATGATAGTGTAGTTGCCGGAAGCCACGGCTTTTTTGAAGTCATCGGCTGAAATGGTAGCGCTTGCGCCAGTGGAAGGAGCCGCAACAATGCCGCTTGACTCGTTGCCCCAGGTGGGGTTTCCTGCTTTTTTCCAGTCAGGTACGCCAGCAGAGTACACTTTCACATTTTTGTAGCCCATTTTCAGAGCAGCGGAAGCGGAGAAGTGGCTCAGGTCACAGTGGTGGCCACCACACAGGAAGATCAGGTTGGTACTCTTGTCGTTGGGCAGCAGGCCTTTTTTCTGGTCAAAAATAACCCAGGGGATGGACACGGAACCGGGGATATGCTCCTTGGCATATACCAGCGCTGGACGTGAGTCCACCACAAGGACGTTTTCCTTGTCACGGGCGTCAACCATGCGCTTCACATAGGGAGTTTCACTGATCAGATAGTTGCCGGCAGCTTTCCAGCCTGGATCGCCTTCATAGTAGACTTTCACGTTGGTGTAGCCATTTTTCTTGGCAATTTCTGCTGCCTCGGGGCTCAAGTGACAAGCCAAACCACCGCAGTAGAATATGATCAGTTTATCCTTGGGCAGCTTGTTCAGGTTAGCTTCAACGGCAGCAGGGGGCATGTGGATAGAACCGGGAATGGTGCCTTCCTGGAAACGTGGCAGGGGGCGGGCATCCACCATCAGGAAGCTCTTGTTCTTCTTGAGGGTTTCCTCGATCAGAGGCGCGTCACCATACTCCTTCTTGAACAGATCCATCACTTCCTGGGTAGTGATACGCAGAGCGGGATCCTGGGGTACGTGGTTGGAGGTATCAACAGCGGATTTCGCTGCCTGACCACCACATCCCACGGCAACAAAGGCAAAAAGCAGCAGAGCAACAAAAGGCATCAGCGTTTTTTTCATGAAGGCCATAATTCTCTCCTTATTCTCTTGGTCTACGAAATATAGTGCAGGTTCGGCTTCGTGCCTTTTTCCGGCTGCAGAACACGGGCCTTGGGATTGGCCCTGAGCAGGCGGGATACAGCACTGTTGGGGTCATTCATATCGCCAAAAACACGTACCTTGGTGGGGCAGGTGTCAACGCAGGCGGGAACTTTGCCCTGGGCGACACGGTGGGAACAGAAATCACACTTGTCCGCCTTACGATTCTCGCTCATGTAGCGCGCGCCATAGGGGCAGCTGATAACACAGAGAGTGCAACCAATACAGGTGCTCTTGTTCACCACTATGACACCGTCTTCTCTGGCGTAGGTGGCCTTGACGGGGCAGACGGGTACACAGGGGGGGTTAGCGCACTGGTGACACTGCTCAGGCTGAAAGGTCTGCTTCAGGTTCGGGTAGGTGCCTTGGATGCCTTCAGTTCCGATCCAGTTGCGGCGCACGTCCTGTTTGCCTTTGGCATCAATGCCATTCTCGCGCTTGCAGGCCACATCACAGGCCTTGCAGTCAATACACTTGTCCGGGTCGAGGACTATGGTCCAGCGTTTATTTTGTGCCATGGGTTACACCTTCCTGATCTCAACGAATGTTTCGTGCATGGCAGCATTACCGGAGATTGATTCGTAATGAGACTCCAGAATCTGCGACTGGGTAGCACCGCGCCCATAGACCAGAGGCTGTCCTTTCGACAGACTGCCATACCCATGGGCGTAGAATACGCAGTCGGGGCGGATGGCCTCGGTGACCTGAGCCTTGATACGCGCCTCGCCACCAGTGCGGTTTCTCATGAGCACTTCATCGCCGGAGCTGATTCCCATCTCCTTGGCCTTGGCGGCATTGATCCATACGGTATTCTCGGGCATATGCCAGTTCAACTCGGGGAAATTGGATGTCATGGAGTGGGTATGGATGGCATGGCGACCTACGATAAAGCGGAACTGGTTGCCAGCTGGCTGTTCAGGCTTGCGATAGACGGGCATGGGATCAAATCCACGGCTTTCAAAGTCCTCACTGTACAGTTCAACCTTGCCAGTTGGCGTATTGATCCTGTTTTTGCCACTGCGATAGGCACCGATTGGTGCCGTGCGGCCATCGGTGTAGAAGGCTTTTTTCTTCAGCATCTCCAGAGCACCGGGCAAACCGGATACCATATCCCTGGTATGGCTTTCCACATCGCCACTGAAGTACTCATCAAGGGTAAAGCCGTCTTCATCCTCAAAGTGGGCAGCCAGTCCAACGGAAATTTCAAAGCCGGACTTGGTGTCATACATGGGCGGTATCAATGGCTGGCGCAGAGTCAGCGTGGGCTCAATACCGTTTACCCCATAGGCATTAGGCGGATCAAGGCGCTCAAGGTAATTGGTTTCCGGAAGCACAACATCGGCAAACCAGGCCGTATCACTCATGAAGGTGTCTATGCAGACAATAATGTCCATCTTTTTAAACAACTCCATGGTCTTGTTACGGTCGGGTACCGAGTCAACCACGTTCTGCTTGTAGATAAACAGTCCGCGGATGGCATAGGGATCACCCTTGAGGGCGCGGTCGCGCCAGGGAATCCAGGCCCCATCGCGGGGATTCAGAAAGGTGACGTCATCCGCCTCCAGGCGCGGCTTGGGATCAGTGTACCAGGCGGGCTCGTAGAAGTAACTCTTTGTGGGAATGGCAATATTGGGAATCAGTCCACCGGGGCGATCGAAACTGCCCACAATGGCATTGACCATGGCAATGGCGCGGCGGGTCTGCACATCATCAACCAACCAGGAAGAACGACGACCGGGATAGAAAACCGCACCGGGAGTTTTGGCAAATTCACGGGCGATTGCCTGAATGTCGGCAGCCGGAATATCCGTTTCCTTCTCCGCCCACTGGGGAGTGTACTGCTTGACGTGTTCTGCCAGCTTGTCAAATCCTTCACAGTGCTTGCTGACAAAATCCTTGTCGTGAAGGCCTTCGCCAATAATCACGTTCATCATGGCCAGGGCAAATGCCATGTCAGTGCCCGGCTTGATGGGATACCACTTGCTCGACTTGGCCGCTGTCTTGGTAAAACGAGGGTCGAGGCAAATAATTTTTTTACTTTTATCTCCAAACATATCCATGGTGTCAGGGGTAAAGATGGATTCAGCCCGATCCGCACCCGCCAGGATAATGTAAGGGGAGTTCTTCACATCTGCGCTGGGATAGGTACCAAACACCGACATGAAGCCACGGATAACGGAACTCAGGCACAGCGTGGGGTGGCGCAGGGAGTTGGGCGACCCGAACACTTCGCGGAACTGGTTCCAGTAATGCTCGTGGTAGGTTCCTTCGGAGGAGACAAAACCGATGCAGGCGCGGTTTCCATTTTCCTCTTCAACTACTTTGTTGGTCTTTTCGGCAATATAGGCAAAAGCCTCTTCCCAGGAAACCTTGCGCCATTTCCCTTCACCGCGTTCGCCTGTGCGGATCATAGGGTGCTTGACGCGATCGGGATCATAGGGAGTCCAGGCACCAGCGTTGCCGCGAGCGCACATCATACCCCTGGCCTTCGGGAAGTCGGGCTCAGGCTCAAGGCGCTTGATAACGCCATTGACCACCTGGCCACGGAAAACACATTTGTTGGTACAAATGGCACAGCTGGAGTTGACATAGCGCACCTGTGGCGCGGGTGAGCTCTCCTGGGCCTGGCTGACATACCGAAAACCCGGCACGGCTCCCATGGCTCCAAGCGTGGCAACCGAGCCCTGGAGAAATGTTCTTCTGGTGAAACTCATAGGTACCCTCGTATTCGTTTCTTTTTCATATGCTGATTTTTCTGCTGGAGATGCTTGCCAAGTCCTCCAGCAATTGCTGAAGGTAGCGCGCCGCTTCCAGATAGAGTCCGCTGTCATCATGGGACTGCAGGCGCTGCACAAAGGCCTCGGGCCAGAGGGAGAAGTAATCTTCGAGATGGACTTTTACATGTTCCGGTGCCATCTCGTTTTTTATCATCATGGCCAGCACTTCAAGCATCATGGGGATATAGTCCGGCGGATAGGAACGATCCAGTTCAATGCCACTGGAGCGTGCCAGACCACTGAAAGCCTCCATAAAGTCCAAGCGGTTCACATCCAGATAACACCCAGCAAAGGGAGGGGCTTTTACCCCTCCCAGGTCATTGACAAACAAGCGCACGTAGATGCTTTCCAGATCATTCAGTTCAAAACCCGCTGCCTGGGCCCACGCTTCCGCAGGATAGGCAAAGGTGTCAGCCACCTTCAGCAGCTCATGAGCAAGATCTTCCGCTCCTACCAGCACTTCAGTTGGCTCCATCAGCCGCAGGACTCAGGCTTCTGGTTCATGGGGTTGTCGGAGTCGGAAGCATGCTCGTAAAGGAACTTGTACACATGTCCGATGATGCGCTGGTTCAGTCCGGAACCGCCACAGGGCAGTTTGCCCTTATCGCTGGTGAGCATTTGCTGCCATTCCGCACGGGTATGCGTTCCGGGAACAGGAATAGGATCTTTGCAGTCACGAGCCTGACCGGTAAACCACGCCCACTGGCCACGAGCAACGTTGCCATTTTCCCAGCCACTGAGGTCAAAGGCAAAGGATGGAATTGTGAAAAATAGGGCAACCATGGAAACAAGCAGAAATTTTTTCATCTCTAAACTCCTTTGGAAATTTCAAGGCACTCATTGCCTGAATTGACATTGTATGATGGCAATATAGTAATATTTCACAAAAATTCAATATAAATCGGCCCAAAGGTACCTATTCTTTCAGGGAAGCTCTTCGAAAAGGCCGCCAGCAGAAATACTCACACGTCTTAGATTCCCGGCATGGTGAGCGACTGAAGATCGGCATGGTTATGTGAAAAAGTTCTCGACAAAGGCCGCGGCTTCCCTCTAAAATGCCACAACAAAAACGATTACTATTCCCCCTATGGAGTCACATCATGCCACAAGGTTTCAAACTGCCGCTTCTTGTCATCCCCTCTGTCTCCATCATACTTTTCCTGACGGCATCTTTCCTGGTAAGTCATATGGATGCAAAAGTTATTATCGCGTCGATACTCTTCATATTAACTATAATATCGATTCTCTTTCAGGTTCGCGCAGCAAAAGCCAGCAGCACTCCTTCAAAAGAGCTTCAGGCGGCCATTCTGCGCGATCCCGGCAACCTTGCCTTTCGCCTCAGGGGGCCTGCTTCCGCGCCATTCAATCAGTTTCTTGATTTTCTGTGCAGCCACATCAACCAGCTCAAGGGCGCTTCCGCAAGCCTCCAGCAGGAAACCGCCTACATGGGCGACACCGCCGCAAGCGTCACCACGGAGTTCAGGCATAAGGTCAGCAGCATCAACAACGTCGCAAAGGCCATGGAGGCCATGGCCACATCATCGCAGGATGTCATGCAGACCCTCCAGGATATGATCGAAAAAACCGATTTCGCCAACAGTCAGACTTCCGAGGGGAAAAAGCAGCTGGAAATGGCCACACAGAATATCGGGGTCATCAAGGCCAAGGCACAGAGCCTGGCGAGCACTATTCAGGAGCTCAGCCAGTCTTCCGGAAAGATCAGTGCCATCCTCAATGTCATCAACGATATCGCCGACCAGACAAACCTCCTGGCCCTCAATGCCGCCATTGAAGCCGCAAGGGCCGGGGACTCGGGGCGCGGTTTCGCCGTCGTCGCCGATGAGGTGCGAAAGCTGGCGGAGAGAACCCAGAACGCCACCAAGGAAGTCAGCGTTATCATTAACACCCTCTACTCAGAAACCGAGAGCGCGTTCAAGGAAATGGAAGAGGCCAACAAGAGTGTCGACGAGGGGGTCGAGGTTATTGAAAAGGCTGAAGCCGTATTCAACGATATTGTGGATTCCGTCCAGGAGATTGATCAGGCAAACGGCATGATCGGTTTTGCCATCAAGGAGCAGGACAAGCTGATTCAGAAGACCAACAGTGATCTGCAGCAGATGGCTGCCGGCCTGGAGAAAAGCACCATGTCACTGGCGGATATCACCGACACGGCCATGGGCCTCAAGGAAGCCACTGAACAGCTGGAGAGAACCCTCTCCCAGCTGCGTACCAGCGACCACGAACCGGTCGCTACTGCCGGCGCTCCCAAGGCGCTGGCGCCCGTGACCAGCAGCAGACCTGCGCACCCCAACGGGAAAAACCATGACGGGCCGTTTTTTGTCTGGAACGATAAGCTGTCGGTAGGGATAGAGCACTTTGACAACCAGCACAAACAGTTGCTCTCCATTGTCAACCGTCTGGCCAGCGCCGTAAAAAAGGGCGAAGGCAAGCATGTTCTGGCGCCTACCTTCGAAGAGCTGCTGCAATACACCACCACCCACTTCAGAGACGAAGAGGCCTATATGGAAAAGCATGGGTACAGGGACATTGAACACCATAAGCAAATCCACGCCGATCTGGTGCAACAGGCGCTGAGTCTGAAGTCGAAGTTCGACGAAGGTGACCTGATGGTGGCTGCTGAAACCCTGGAGTTCCTCAAGAAGTGGCTCTCCAACCATATCCCCAAAGAAGACAAGCAGTATGGAGCCATTGGCAAACCTTTTCACTGAAACACTCCTGAAGGGAATCTTTTCCACCAAAAGCTCTCCTCCAATGTGGAGTATCCTTACTCGACAAAAGGAATTCCTTCCCTTATAAGTGAAGGTTGATGACACTATTTCCCCCGAGGTTGCCCGCATGAAACAGAACATTCAGAGTCTTCAGGTCACAATCTGTGCAGTAACCCTTTTCATCGTAAGTCTCTTACTGCTGCGATACACCTCGGTGAACCCGCTGTGGATAGTGTTTGTCATCACCATAGCCATGACCGCGCTTGCCCTGATCTACGCCCGCAAAGCCAACAGCACAGCGGATGAATACAGCACCCGGCTTCCCATTCTGCGCGATCCCGGCAACCTTGCCTTTCGCCTCAGAGGGCCTGCTTCCGCGCCATTCAATCAGTTTCTTGATTTTCTGTGCAGCCACATCAACCAGCTCAAGGGCGCTTCCGCAAGCCTCCAGCAGGAAACCGCCTACATGGGCGACACCGCCGCAAGCGTCACCACGGAGTTCAGGCATAAGGTCAGCAGCATCAACAACGTCGCAAAGGCCATGGAGGCCATGGCCACATCATCGCAGGATGTCATGCAGACCCTCCAGGATATGATCGAAAAAACCGATTTCGCCAACAGTCAGACTTCCGAGGGGAAAAAGCAGCTGGAAATGGCCACACAGAATATCGGGGTCATCAAGGCCAAGGCACAGAGCCTGGCGAGCACTATTCAGGAGCTCAGCCAGTCTTCCGGAAAGATCAGTGCCATCCTCAATGTCATCAACGATATCGCCGACCAGACAAACCTCCTGGCCCTCAATGCCGCCATTGAAGCCGCAAGGGCCGGGGACTCGGGGCGCGGTTTCGCCGTCGTCGCCGATGAGGTGCGAAAGCTGGCGGAGAGAACCCAGAACGCCACCAAGGAAGTCAGCGTTATCATTAACGCCCTCTACTCAGAAACCGAGAGCGCGTTCAAGGAAATGGAAGAGGCCAACAAGAGTGTCGACGAGGGGGTCGAGGTTATTGAAAAGGCTGAAGCTGTATTCAACGATATTGTGGATTCCGTCCAGGAGATTGATCAGGCAAACGGCATGATCGGTTTTGCCATCAAGGAGCAGGACAAGCTGATTCAGAAGACCAACAGTGATCTGCAGCAGATGGCTGCCGGCCTGGAGAAAAGCACCATGTCACTGGCGGATATCACCGACACGGCCATGGGCCTCAAGGAAGCCACTGAACAGCTGGAGAGAACCCTCTCCCAGCTGCGTACCAGCGACCACGAACCGGTCGCTACTGCCGGCGCTCCCAAGGCGCTGGCGCCCGTGACCAGCAGCAGACCTGCGCACCCCAACGGGAAAAACCATGACGGGCCGTTTATTGTCTGGAACGATGAATTGTCTGTGGGAATCAGACGCTTTGACGATCAGCACAAAAAGCTGGTCAGCATCATCAACAAGCTGGCGAACGCCGTCAAGCAGGGAGCCGGGAAAAGTGTCCTCGACAATGTCTTTGACGAACTGCTGGACTACACCGTAACCCACTTCGAAGACGAGATTTCCCTGATGAAGAAGCACGGCTACCACGAAGCACCACAGCATCAGGAAATCCACGACAGCCTGGTACGACAGGTTCTGAAACTCAAGGAAAAATTTGACAAAGGTGATCTGCTGGTGGCAACGGAAACCCTGGATTTTCTGCGCAACTGGCTCTTCAAGCATATCCGCCAGGAAGACAAGAAGTACAGCAGCTTCTTCCAGTCAAAAGGGATGTAGAAAAACTCCCCTACCGCTTGCCGGTACTGCCAAGCCCTTTGCCACCGCGCTGGCTGGGAGCAAGCTCCTGCACCTCTTCCAGCTCGGCCCGCACCACGGGAGCGATAACCAGTTGGGCAATGCGGTCCCCCCGGGCAATGTTATAGGGTTTTGGCCCGAAATTGCGGACGACCACATGGACTTCACCGCGATATCCCTGATCCACCGTACCGATTTCAAAGGAGAGGTGAGTATTGAGGATCATGCCGGAGCGTGGTCGTATCTGCCCTTCATAGCCTTCGGGAACTTCCAGACAGATTCCGGTCAGCACTTTGGCCACATCGCCGGTATTCAGAAGAACGCCGTGGGCGGCAAACAG
This portion of the Desulfurispirillum indicum S5 genome encodes:
- the extO gene encoding selenite/tellurite reduction operon b-type cytochrome iron-sulfur cluster-binding subunit ExtO; this translates as MYFLVALIVLLMPAPLPAATDKNCLDCHQNHVTGAHAEVSCSACHGTFDEHHQAGVPSLIQHRCQACHEGTVGIFQGPMATRHKEKAFVERSWGKADPDFFQINCKGCHVQSCFDCHGFERQTHRLTRPATLSCHSCHRGYYVGADYYGYAPREDALRYQRGADIQGEKYLKMRPDVHQRAGMSCGDCHSMPSLAAGKSSAKYCRDCHTPDPKIIEHGIPAHMERLECYACHSGWGAQEYGTFFVRFTQSPFQEYFHVRTGNTAENYIRSAYLKRQDLPPLGINQRGLVSPIRPQFLAYFSDIKAEEVVGEENRLLAAEWKAFFPHTVQRGTPMCDACHNSPRRFLLESPEDRIYLPAADGLGLDSFWQQENQVMVNGSFYERQRFDRMSRRDSNYTKAYVEKWKQFLENVDDFSH
- a CDS encoding ubiquinol-cytochrome c reductase iron-sulfur subunit; this translates as METISGKRRRFLTLALGLLTLGGIVRFLRPNIARQDVRLHVDYEPVPAGGALVYRESRVALIRNQADQVYALDLTCTHLGCTLTVTPSEIVCPCHGSRFDRSGNVLQGPAERPLRQLHVSRDAQHWTVSQ
- a CDS encoding cytochrome b N-terminal domain-containing protein, whose amino-acid sequence is MKVHEPLKDFLVHLFPRVVIRKNLRIQYTFCLGGLALTSFLMLLFSGFLLVFYYQPTSEGAYASILFLEEHVSGGKFIRSLHRMSSHALLILIFLHTLRVILTGAYRPPRQMNWLIGFALLCLALFAAYTGYLLPMDQLALWATQTGMELVAIVPGGGYVRDFLLPDGIGGTLSILRFYALHIVVLPVLMIILCALHFYRIRKDKGLLPYL
- the extQ gene encoding selenite/tellurite reduction operon b-type cytochrome membrane protein ExtQ; this encodes MGAACVFLVTLALLIPAPLQEAADMSEVPNPAHSGWFLLWMQELVSYSNAFIYLIIALGVFFGMLPWLPRTRPAEKAQWFSRDQGIINSITLISFAGILVLTVIALYFRGENWSFVLPF
- the extS gene encoding selenite/tellurite reduction operon c-type cytochrome lipoprotein ExtS produces the protein MVLRSAILIGVLLGSVILTTDAAAVQPRCMSCHTPHSQHLTSCTDCHRGDPRSSRKQIAHAGIIPAAYARFNLDRSQEVEMGNQAIDSFACRRCHTIGGRGNALASNLDRSAMANAPGTLALAIASPVTSMPQFHLRESMIISIVNALYASSLGATPPSQGEVPQVIYFDDPSTHRDDVFTKHCGSCHRVLTAIRGSLGSGEVAPDLSGLLTDYYPHTARDQRPWNRENLETWLHNPREKRSASPMQPLRLSRQNLLELLDILEEKGTP
- a CDS encoding rhodanese-like domain-containing protein codes for the protein MHFLKNRIMPFTALLLFAFITIGCGHAAKAPITVAASSADDLIANRIALLTEARKVTPEISVEELNKMIEAGENITVIDVRDPNEWEVGVIDFAGTKTISRGLLEFRAPAQVDVNERIYVICKSGARGIFASKALIDLGYPSVTNVVGGMDAWMAEGYPVK
- a CDS encoding rhodanese-like domain-containing protein is translated as MAFMKKTLMPFVALLLFAFVAVGCGGQAAKSAVDTSNHVPQDPALRITTQEVMDLFKKEYGDAPLIEETLKKNKSFLMVDARPLPRFQEGTIPGSIHMPPAAVEANLNKLPKDKLIIFYCGGLACHLSPEAAEIAKKNGYTNVKVYYEGDPGWKAAGNYLISETPYVKRMVDARDKENVLVVDSRPALVYAKEHIPGSVSIPWVIFDQKKGLLPNDKSTNLIFLCGGHHCDLSHFSASAALKMGYKNVKVYSAGVPDWKKAGNPTWGNESSGIVAAPSTGASATISADDFKKAVASGNYTIIDVRGAREVANGMIPGAIHIPDGDFMGDFDAAIKKVPTDKPVVIHCATGARAAGVFFVIEDEKVKFPKGIQYLDKTIQIRADGTFTIQ
- a CDS encoding 4Fe-4S dicluster domain-containing protein; translated protein: MAQNKRWTIVLDPDKCIDCKACDVACKRENGIDAKGKQDVRRNWIGTEGIQGTYPNLKQTFQPEQCHQCANPPCVPVCPVKATYAREDGVIVVNKSTCIGCTLCVISCPYGARYMSENRKADKCDFCSHRVAQGKVPACVDTCPTKVRVFGDMNDPNSAVSRLLRANPKARVLQPEKGTKPNLHYIS
- a CDS encoding molybdopterin-containing oxidoreductase family protein, which gives rise to MSFTRRTFLQGSVATLGAMGAVPGFRYVSQAQESSPAPQVRYVNSSCAICTNKCVFRGQVVNGVIKRLEPEPDFPKARGMMCARGNAGAWTPYDPDRVKHPMIRTGERGEGKWRKVSWEEAFAYIAEKTNKVVEEENGNRACIGFVSSEGTYHEHYWNQFREVFGSPNSLRHPTLCLSSVIRGFMSVFGTYPSADVKNSPYIILAGADRAESIFTPDTMDMFGDKSKKIICLDPRFTKTAAKSSKWYPIKPGTDMAFALAMMNVIIGEGLHDKDFVSKHCEGFDKLAEHVKQYTPQWAEKETDIPAADIQAIAREFAKTPGAVFYPGRRSSWLVDDVQTRRAIAMVNAIVGSFDRPGGLIPNIAIPTKSYFYEPAWYTDPKPRLEADDVTFLNPRDGAWIPWRDRALKGDPYAIRGLFIYKQNVVDSVPDRNKTMELFKKMDIIVCIDTFMSDTAWFADVVLPETNYLERLDPPNAYGVNGIEPTLTLRQPLIPPMYDTKSGFEISVGLAAHFEDEDGFTLDEYFSGDVESHTRDMVSGLPGALEMLKKKAFYTDGRTAPIGAYRSGKNRINTPTGKVELYSEDFESRGFDPMPVYRKPEQPAGNQFRFIVGRHAIHTHSMTSNFPELNWHMPENTVWINAAKAKEMGISSGDEVLMRNRTGGEARIKAQVTEAIRPDCVFYAHGYGSLSKGQPLVYGRGATQSQILESHYESISGNAAMHETFVEIRKV